Proteins co-encoded in one Waddlia chondrophila WSU 86-1044 genomic window:
- a CDS encoding CCA tRNA nucleotidyltransferase, whose amino-acid sequence MTNVESGALKIIQTLRNAGYAAYYAGGWVRDFLLDHPSDDIDIATDAKPEKIVELFQKTIEVGISFGVVVVLMDGHQYEVATFREDLGYEDGRRPTQCAYTNAEGDAKRRDFTINGMFYDPLEKNVIDFVDGRKDLEKGVIRAIGDPYERFKEDRLRMIRAIRFTYRFGYALDPDTEQAIKDHAHCLFPAVAMERVWHELQKMARYPSFGEALLKMHAVGLLAEVFPPLKKVPEIELLKRVEAINRFPLECPAVLQVMELFPNSPLEEQVAFCYYLKVSNKEIKLVEYTHQVRTQVSDQDADWVPLYAHPQAETVLQVVCARKNGGQFQVHRERMDRLRVHINRIVNQSPVVSASMLLEEGIVPGRQMGELLREAERLAISHDLHLPEEVLLLLKKQTVWSKE is encoded by the coding sequence ATGACGAATGTTGAATCCGGCGCTTTGAAAATTATTCAAACTCTTAGGAATGCAGGCTATGCCGCCTATTATGCAGGGGGTTGGGTGCGCGATTTTTTGCTCGACCACCCATCGGACGATATCGACATTGCCACCGACGCCAAACCGGAGAAAATCGTTGAGCTGTTTCAGAAGACGATAGAAGTTGGAATCAGTTTCGGGGTCGTGGTGGTCTTGATGGATGGCCATCAATACGAGGTGGCTACTTTTCGGGAAGACCTAGGTTATGAAGATGGAAGGCGTCCGACACAATGTGCCTATACGAACGCGGAAGGGGACGCTAAGCGGCGCGATTTTACCATCAACGGCATGTTTTACGATCCTTTGGAGAAGAACGTGATCGATTTTGTAGATGGCCGCAAGGATCTTGAAAAAGGTGTGATCCGCGCAATTGGCGATCCGTATGAACGATTTAAGGAAGATCGGCTGCGGATGATTCGTGCAATCCGTTTTACGTACCGGTTCGGTTATGCACTTGATCCTGATACAGAACAGGCAATTAAGGATCATGCGCATTGTTTATTTCCCGCTGTAGCTATGGAGAGAGTGTGGCATGAACTGCAGAAGATGGCTCGTTATCCCTCTTTTGGCGAAGCTCTCCTCAAAATGCATGCTGTCGGTTTATTGGCAGAGGTCTTTCCCCCTTTGAAAAAAGTGCCTGAAATAGAGCTGCTGAAACGGGTGGAAGCGATCAACCGCTTTCCTTTGGAATGTCCGGCTGTTCTGCAGGTCATGGAGCTTTTTCCTAACAGTCCTTTGGAAGAGCAGGTTGCTTTTTGCTATTATCTTAAGGTAAGCAACAAAGAAATTAAACTCGTTGAATATACCCATCAAGTGCGCACTCAGGTCAGCGACCAGGATGCGGATTGGGTTCCGTTGTATGCTCATCCTCAAGCGGAAACCGTTTTACAGGTCGTATGCGCAAGGAAAAACGGCGGGCAATTTCAGGTTCATCGTGAAAGAATGGATCGTTTGCGCGTCCACATTAACAGAATTGTTAATCAATCTCCAGTTGTCTCCGCATCGATGTTGTTAGAAGAGGGGATTGTTCCAGGAAGACAGATGGGGGAGTTGCTTCGGGAAGCGGAGAGGCTTGCGATTTCTCATGACTTACATCTTCCTGAGGAGGTTCTGTTATTGCTGAAAAAGCAAACCGTATGGAGTAAAGAATGA